In one Dama dama isolate Ldn47 chromosome 5, ASM3311817v1, whole genome shotgun sequence genomic region, the following are encoded:
- the LOC133055738 gene encoding LOW QUALITY PROTEIN: alpha-aminoadipic semialdehyde dehydrogenase-like (The sequence of the model RefSeq protein was modified relative to this genomic sequence to represent the inferred CDS: inserted 1 base in 1 codon) yields MSTLLINQPQYAWRKELRLREENDGVYNGSWGGRGEVITTYCPANNEAIARVRQASMADYEETVKKAREAWSIWADIPAPKRDVVRQTGDALWEKIQVLGSLVSLEMGKILVEGVGEVQEYMDVCDYAVGLSRMIGGPILPSKRPGHALIEQWNPVGLVGISTAFNFPVAVYXHNAIAMICENACLWKGAPTTSLISVAVTKIIAKVLEDNKLPGAICSLTCRRADIGTAMAKDERVDLLSFTGITQVGKQVALMVQERFGRSLLELVGNNAIIAFEDADLSLVVPSAFFAAVGTAGQRCTTARRLFLHESIHDEVVNRLKKAYAQICVGNPWDSNVLYGPLHTKQAVSMFLGAVEEAKKEGDTIVYGGKVMDSPGNYVEPTIVTGLDHDTSIVHTETFAPILYVFKFKNEDEVFAWNNEVKQGLSSSIFTKDMGRIFHWLGPKGSDCGIVNVNIPTSGAEIGGAYGGEKHTGGGRESGSDAWKQYMRRSTCTINYSKDLPLAQGIKFQ; encoded by the exons ATGTCCACTCTGCTCATCAATCAGCCCCAATATGCTTGGCGGAAGGAGCTGAGGCTCCGCGAGGAAAACGACGGCGTGTATAATGGAAGCTGGGGAGGCCGGGGAGAGGTTATCACCACCTATTGTCCTGCTAACAATGAGGCCATTGCAAGAGTCAGGCAGGCCAGCATGGCTGACTATGAGGAAACtgtaaagaaagcaagagaagcaTGGAGCATCTGGGCAGATATTCCTGCTCCAAAGCGAGATGTAGTGAGACAAACTGGTGATGCCTTGTGGGAGAAGATCCAAGTACTAGGAAGCTTGGTATCTTTGGAGATGGGGAAGATCTTGGTGGAAGGTGTGGGAGAAGTTCAGGAATACATGGATGTTTGTGATTATGCTGTTGGCTTATCTCGGATGATTGGGGGACCCATCTTGCCTTCTAAAAGACCTGGCCATGCTCTCATTGAACAGTGGAATCCTGTAGGCCTGGTTGGAATCAGCACTGCATTCAACTTCCCTGTGGCCGTGT ACCACAACGCCATTGCCATGATCTGTGAGAATGCCTGCCTTTGGAAAGGAGCTCCTACAACTTCTCTCATTAGTGTAGCTGTTACAAAGATAATAGCCAAAGTTCTGGAGGACAACAAGCTGCCTGGTGCAATTTGTTCCTTGACTTGCCGTAGAGCAGATATCGGCACAGCAATGGCCAAGGATGAGCGAGTGGACCTGTTGTCCTTTACTGGGATTACGCAGGTGGGAAAACAGGTGGCCCTTATGGTACAGGAGAGGTTTGGGAGAAGTTTATTAGAACTTGTAGGAAACAATGCCATTATTGCTTTTGAGGATGCGGACCTCAGCTTAGTCGtcccctcagctttctttgcagccGTGGGGACAGCCGGCCAGAGGTGTACCACCGCGAGGCGCCTGTTCTTACATGAAAGCATCCATGATGAAGTTGTCAATAGACTTAAAAAGGCCTACGCACAGATCTGTGTTGGGAACCCTTGGGACTCTAACGTTCTCTATGGGCCACTCCACACCAAACAGGCAGTAAGCATGTTTCTTGGAGCAGtggaagaagcaaagaaagaaggtGACACCATTGTCTATGGTGGCAAGGTTATGGATAGCCCTGGGAATTACGTAGAACCGACAATTGTGACAGGTCTTGACCATGACACATCCATCGTACACACAGAGACTTTTGCCCCGATTCTTTATGTCTTTAAATTCAAGAATGAAGATGAGGTCTTTGCATGGAATAATGAAGTCAAACAGGGACTTTCAAGTAGCATCTTTACCAAGGATATGGGCAGAATCTTTCACTGGCTTGGACCAAAAGGATCAGATTGTGGCATTGTAAATGTCAACATTCCAACGAGTGGGGCTGAGATTGGAGGTGCATATGGAGGGGAGAAACACACTGGCGGGGGCAGGGAGTCGGGCAGTGACGCCTGGAAGCAGTACATGAGAAGATCTACTTGTACCATCAACTACAGTAAGGACCTTCCTCTGGCCCAAGGAATCAAGTTTCAGTAA